The Panicum virgatum strain AP13 chromosome 5K, P.virgatum_v5, whole genome shotgun sequence genome has a window encoding:
- the LOC120707846 gene encoding FCS-Like Zinc finger 8-like — protein sequence MVESNGLRGGAAPAAAGVFRVPGLFVRLGTAKGAAAASSAVDADSVWSPTSPLDFRGLRSSPPRVGLGLVDALTAGGGCSVQLGCRSSFLDSIRPFLELALPKAVCGSKAASPAGIATTTLDEANDYADSEEYTCVISRGPNPRTTHILAGETLEVRGKGEAGGGGCRKAIFSIEPLSDQRLSTSSPAAAPASAASGRCRCCMKRLPEDTDIFMYLGMAFCSNECRTGYIEEAIEEAEELMILDSALNL from the exons ATGGTGGAATCCAATGGCCTGCGGGGTGGCGCCGCGCCTGCCGCCGCGGGGGTCTTCAGGGTGCCGGGGCTGTTCGTGAGGCTGGGCACCGCCAAgggagccgcggcggcgagcagtgcCGTGGACGCCGACTCGGTGTGGAGCCCGACCTCCCCGCTGGACTTCAGGGGCCTCAGGTCCAGCCCGCCGAGggtcggcctcggcctcgtcgacgccctcaccgccggcggAGGCTGCTCCGTGCAGCTCGGGTGCCGGAGCTCGTTCCTCGACTCCATCAGGCCGTTCCTCGAGCTCGCGCTGCCCAAGGCGGTGTGCGGGAGCAAAGCTGCCTCGCCGGCCGGCATCGCCACCACCACGCTGGATGAGGCGAACGACTATGCGGACTCCGAGGAGTACACTTGCGTCATCTCGCGCGGGCCCAACCCCCGCACGACGCACATCCTCGCCGGCGAGACGCTGGAGGTGCGCGGAAAGGGCGAGGCAGGCGGTGGTGGCTGCAGGAAGGCGATTTTCAGCATCGAGCCTCTGAGCGACCAGCGGCTGTCGACgtcatcgccggcggcggcgccggctagTGCTGCGtccggccgctgccgctgctgcatgAAGAGGCTGCCGGAGGACACGGACATCTTCATGTACCT GGGCATGGCGTTCTGCAGCAACGAGTGCAGGACAGGGTACATCGAGGAGGCGATCGAGGAGGCGGAGGAACTCATGATTCTGGACTCTGCTCTGAATCTCTGA
- the LOC120707847 gene encoding zinc finger BED domain-containing protein RICESLEEPER 2-like, translating to MIKQSIDKIFVFDAQLCRERMIDFIIHAEIAFLKFEDPYLQPWIDSMQPAFKVKGRQTIRNDCWKKYEEMKKELQDELRCSDSHVCLTSDIWTSSQNIGYMVITAHYIDPKFNVKKKIISFKELKYPHSGFAIEEAIASCVTNWDIREKIFNLTLDNASNNTSACTELKATHKRVLLFEGEHLHVRCCAHILNLLVQDGMKLIHSAIKKLRELLKYIDSSPSRIQEFNTLANGMGLASKAGIYIDIPNRWNSTYKKLREAKAYKDTLNAYANRNFEESLNEDEWKKAEALCEFLKAFEELTLVVSAHRKPTA from the coding sequence ATGATCAAGCAATCAATTGATAAAATTTTTGTCTTTGATGCCCAACTCTGTCGTGAACGGATGATTGATTTTATCATCCATGCTGAAATTGCTTTCCTAAAGTTTGAAGATCCTTACCTGCAGCCTTGGATAGATTCAATGCAGCCAGCTTTCAAGGTTAAGGGGCGTCAAACGATCCGTAATGATTGCTGGAAGAAATATGAAGAGATGAAGAAAGAGCTTCAAGATGAACTTCGATGTTCGGATTCTCATGTTTGCTTAACTTCTGATATATGGACATCAAGCCAGAATATTGGATACATGGTGATAACAGCTCATTATATTGATCCTAAATTCAAtgtcaagaaaaaaataataagttTCAAAGAATTGAAGTATCCACACTCTGGTTTTGCCATTGAGGAAGCCATTGCAAGTTGTGTCACAAATTGGGATATTAGAGAGAAAATATTCAATTTGACACTAGACAATGCAAGCAACAACACCTCAGCATGTACAGAATTGAAAGCAACTCACAAGCGTGTATTGCTGTTTGAAGGTGAGCACCTTCATGTGAGGTGTTGTGCTCATATTCTCAATCTTTTGGTTCAAGATGGCATGAAACTTATTCATTCAGCAATAAAGAAGCTTCGTGAGTTATTAAAGTATATCGACTCTTCTCCATCAAGAATCCAAGAGTTCAACACACTTGCAAACGGAATGGGTTTGGCCTCCAAGGCAGGAATATACATTGACATACCAAACAGGTGGAATTCGACCTACAAAAAGCTTAGAGAAGCAAAGGCTTACAAAGATACACTCAATGCTTATGCAAATAGAAACTTTGAAGAATCTCTGAATGAGGATGAGTGGAAGAAGGCAGAAGCACTTTGTGAATTTCTTAAAGCTTTTGAAGAGCTCACACTTGTTGTGTCTGCACACAGGAAGCCTACAGCATGA
- the LOC120707848 gene encoding probable E3 ubiquitin-protein ligase RZFP34, translating to MGALDLHLESASAQHGQAKLNVEEYTKGSLESGGNYKKEKINGSDSDDFEKFEKGIMQYGCRHYRRRCRIRAPCCNEIFDCRHCHNEVKNSIKVDTLRRHELPRQEVQQVICSLCGTEQEVRQVCINCGVCMGKYFCGLCKLFDDDVSKQQYHCNGCGICRIGGRENFFHCSKCGCCYSIVLKNSHACIEGAMHHDCPICFEYLFESTNDVSVLPCGHTIHVKCLKEMEEHCQFACPLCSKSVCDMSKAWGRLDMELATLSDSYDDKMVRILCNDCGAISEVQFHLIAHKCQNCKSYNTRQI from the exons ATGGGCGCATTGGATCTACACCTTGAGTCTGCTTCTGCTCAACATGGACAAGCCAAGCTAAATGTGGAGGAATACACCAAGGGCTCTTTGGAGTCTGGTGGAAATTACAAAAAAGAGAAGATCAACGGTTCAGATTCTGATGATTTTGAGAAATTTGAGAAAGGAATAATGCAGTATGG GTGTCGACACTACAGAAGGAGATGCCGCATACGAGCTCCTTGCTGCAATGAGATTTTTGATTGCCGGCACTGCCACAATGAAGTTAAG AATTCCATTAAAGTCGATACACTGAGGAGACATGAACTTCCACGCCAGGAAGTGCAGCAG GTTATATGCTCATTATGTGGCACTGAACAAGAG GTACGACAAGTATGCATCAATTGTGGAGTATGCATGGGGAAGTACTTCTGTGGATTGTGCAAGCTCTTCGATGATGAT GTTTCTAAACAACAGTATCACTGCAATGGATGTGGAATATGTAG AATTGGAGGGAGGGAAAATTTCTTCCACTGCTCAAAATGCG GATGTTGTTATTCAATTGTGCTGAAGAACAGTCATGCATGTATTGAAGGAGCAATGCATCATGACTGTCCAATCTGCTTTGAG TACTTGTTTGAGTCGACAAATGATGTTTCTGTCCTGCCTTGCGGTCATACCATTCATGTGAAGTGCTTGAAAGAAATGGAGGAGCACTGCCA GTTTGCATGCCCACTTTGCTCCAAGTCAGTTTGTGACATGTCCAAGGCATGGGGGAGACTCGACATGGAGCTGGCGACTCTATCCGATTCTTATGATGACAAGATG GTCCGCATATTATGCAACGACTGCGGGGCAATATCAGAGGTGCAGTTCCATTTGATCGCGCACAAGTGCCAGAATTGCAAGTCATACAACACCCGCCAGATCTGA